The sequence CAAATCAATTCCCGGGTCCCTATCCATATTTTTAAGAGCTGCAGCAATAGAATTCATGGCTGGTTGGCTCGTAAGTCCTGACATACTGTTAAAGGCAGTGTCTACAATATCTACCCCCGCTTCCACAGCCATGTGTACCGTTGCCACCCCATTACCGGTGGTGTCGTGGATATGAAGATGAACAGGAATACCGATCTCGTTTTTCAAGGCGCTGACCAGCTTAAAGGCGGCATGGGGCTTTAAGAGGGCCGACATGTCTTTTATACACAGAATATGGGCACCGGTTTTTTCTATCTCTTTCGCAAGCTTGATATAGTAATCTAAATTATACTTTTCCTTCTTACTGTCAAGGATGTCTCCCGTATAACAAATACAGGCTTCAGCGATCTTCCCGTTCTTTAAGACTTCCTCGATAGAGAGTTCCATGCCTCTCAGCTCATTTAGAGAGTCGAAGATTCTAAAGACATCAATACCCGTAGCTGCTGACTCTTTAATAAATTCTTTGATGACATTGTCCGGATAGTTCTTATAGCCTACCCCATTCGCTCCTCTTATGAGCATCTGGAAGAGGATATTCGGGACTCGTTTCCTCAGCTGCTCCAGCCTAGCCCAAGGAGACTCTTTGAGGAATCTGTAGGCCACGTCAAAGGTTGCGCCCCCCCACATTTCAAGAGAAAATAGATCTTTACCGTAGACTGAAGTTGCCTTGGCAATCTTAATCATATCCTTGGTCCTAATCCTTGTCGCCATCAGCGACTGATGAGCATCCCGCATGGTCGTGTCTGTAAGCAATACTTTCTTCTGAGATTTTATCCAGTTGACAAGCCCCTCTGCACCTTGAGCATCAAGGATCTGCTTGGTTCCACTCAGATCCTGCGGAGTAACACCTTCAATTTCGGGTACCTTAGGAACATCATAATCCTGCTTTAACCCCCTCGTCTCATTGACTACCACATTGCCGAGGAATTTCAGAAGCCGGCTTTCATCATCCGTTTTCTGGGTAAGGGAGATTAAATCAGGATTTTCCTCGATAAAACCAGTATGACATTCTCCGTTGAGAAACTGTGGGTGATTGAGAACGTTGATTAAAAATCCCATATTGGTCTTGACCCCAGTAATTTGAGTCTCCGTTATAGATCGGATGGATTTCTTGATGGCATCCTGAAAACTCCTGGACCAGGAGATGTTCTTGAAGAGGAGGCTATCATAATAGGGACTGATTTCTGCGCCAGTGAATCCGTTTCCGCCGTCCAATCTGATCCCGAATCCCGAACCCGTCTTGTAGGATTCGATCTTCCCTGTGTCAGGAGCGAAATTAGTCGCGGGATCCTCTGTCGTGACTCTGCATTGAATGGAATACCCGTTGAGCATGATATCCTCCTGGGAGTTTATCCCAATCTCCGGAGAATTCAAGGCGTATCCTTGGGCGATCAGGATCTGTGCCTGGACGATATCTATTCCCGTTACCATCTCTGTAACCGTGTGCTCAACCTGGATCCGCGGATTCATTTCAATGAAATAATAACTCCCTTGGTCGTCTACCAGGAATTCAAGGGTTCCGGCGTTCCTGTAGTTTACAGCCTTGGCGATCTTTAGTGCATCCTGATAAATATTATCTCTAATTTCCTGGGGGATGGAAAAGGCTGGCGTGAACTCTACGACCTTCTGATGCCTTCTCTGGATCGAACAGTCTCTTTCAAACATGTGTACAATATTGCCGTACTTGTCCCCGAGGACTTGCACCTCGATATGTTTGGGTTTTTCTATGAATTTTTCCATGAAAATATGATCAATGCCAAAGGCTTTTTTCGCCTCGCTTTTAGCGCTTAAAAAGCCAGACTCCAGCTCACTTTCATCTCTGACGATGCGCATTCCCCTTCCGCCGCCTCCGGCAGCTGCCTTAAGCATCAGAGGATAACCGCATTCTTTCGCGTACCTTCTTGCTTCAGCCACAGTTTTAATATCCTTCTCATAACCTGGAATGATAGGAACTCCGACTTCCTTAGCGACAATCTTTGACTTGATCTTGTCGCCTAGGGAGTCCATCATCTTTGCCGTCGGTCCAATGAATTCGATACCTTCCTGCTCGCAACGTTTGGCAAATTCAGGATTTTCCGACAAAAAGCCGTATCCCGGATGGATTGCATCTACGCCCTTTTTGATTGCCAGACTGATGATTTCCTCAATATTCAGGTAAGCGTCAACCGGACTTCTGCCTTCACCGATGAGATAAGCCTCGTCGGCTTTGCTTCTAAAGAGGGAGTATTTGTCTTCGTTGGAATATATCGCAACAGTCCTTATTCCCAGCTCATTACAAGCTCTAAATACCCTAATA comes from Desulfosporosinus meridiei DSM 13257 and encodes:
- a CDS encoding pyruvate carboxylase, which gives rise to MSSFKRVMVANRGEIAIRVFRACNELGIRTVAIYSNEDKYSLFRSKADEAYLIGEGRSPVDAYLNIEEIISLAIKKGVDAIHPGYGFLSENPEFAKRCEQEGIEFIGPTAKMMDSLGDKIKSKIVAKEVGVPIIPGYEKDIKTVAEARRYAKECGYPLMLKAAAGGGGRGMRIVRDESELESGFLSAKSEAKKAFGIDHIFMEKFIEKPKHIEVQVLGDKYGNIVHMFERDCSIQRRHQKVVEFTPAFSIPQEIRDNIYQDALKIAKAVNYRNAGTLEFLVDDQGSYYFIEMNPRIQVEHTVTEMVTGIDIVQAQILIAQGYALNSPEIGINSQEDIMLNGYSIQCRVTTEDPATNFAPDTGKIESYKTGSGFGIRLDGGNGFTGAEISPYYDSLLFKNISWSRSFQDAIKKSIRSITETQITGVKTNMGFLINVLNHPQFLNGECHTGFIEENPDLISLTQKTDDESRLLKFLGNVVVNETRGLKQDYDVPKVPEIEGVTPQDLSGTKQILDAQGAEGLVNWIKSQKKVLLTDTTMRDAHQSLMATRIRTKDMIKIAKATSVYGKDLFSLEMWGGATFDVAYRFLKESPWARLEQLRKRVPNILFQMLIRGANGVGYKNYPDNVIKEFIKESAATGIDVFRIFDSLNELRGMELSIEEVLKNGKIAEACICYTGDILDSKKEKYNLDYYIKLAKEIEKTGAHILCIKDMSALLKPHAAFKLVSALKNEIGIPVHLHIHDTTGNGVATVHMAVEAGVDIVDTAFNSMSGLTSQPAMNSIAAALKNMDRDPGIDLKGIQKVSDYWETVRPVYGKFESGLKSGSAEIYKYEIPGGQYSNLKPQVESFGLGHKFSEIKEMYKTVNEMLGDIVKVTPSSKVVGDFAIFMVQNNLTSENIYEKAEHMTFPDSVVAYFKGMMGQPMGGFPEKLQKLVLKGEKPITERPGELLPDEDFDKISNHLREKFEFEPTKKDILSHALYPEVFEGFLKIVAEYGDLSRLGSDVFFHGLHEGEIIEAEVAEGRSLMIKLRSIGKPDLEGYRTLVFEVNRNRREIKIKDKSWSDINLLSQSGEYSLTEMADPDNKNEIGSPIPGTVVTLMVKEGDQVTQNQTLVVVEAMKMETRISSSFSGIVRSVKIKEGQQVKAGELLIVVE